CAGAACGCTAGCATGAAGAGTATGAAGACCGCCAGAACAAAGGTGCCAACAGAGAGCATTTGCCTGGTGAACTCCACTGCAAAGACCCTCTACGTTGATTGGCCTTCTGGCAGCAGCAAGGTGTTATTGAAGATGAGTTGAGTCATCTTGCGGAGCGGCAACAAGTCACTTGACAAGTACGCCTTGTTAGACGACGGGTCGGAGAGCACTATACTTCTACACGAAGCAGTAGGGCAGCTTGGCGTCCAAGGCAATCCCGAGGACTTGGCACTTCGTACAGTGGGTCAAGATATACAAGTCATCCATGGAGCTTATGTGTCATTCTCTGTGGCCCCTGTTACTCAACCAAACATGTCCATTGACATCCACAGACCCTTCACAGCTGAAGAGTTGGGCCTTGCACCGCATACCTACCGCATACCTACCCTGTCGAAGCCCTTCAGAAAAGGTATCGGTACCTCGAGGGCCTTCCCCTTCAATCGCTGGATCAGGCGCAGCCGCTACTGCTCATCAGATCAGACTATCCCCATCTAATCACCTATACAGATCCAGTGCATTTGGGTCCCCGTGGCGGACCTGCTTCGATCAAGACTCAGATAGGCACTTCAAAGTTCCTCGTATCTCCATCTGCAGAGCTCTTCAGCCATGTAGAGAAGCTCTGGCAGTTGGATACGCTTCAGTATTGGAAGAACCCTCCCTTGGAAGCTCTGACAGAGGCAGTtttggagcggcaggtagcctagtggttagagcgctagGCGTACtgaagtaaccgaaaggttgctgtattgaatccccgagctgacaaggtcaaatctgttgttccgcccctgaacaaggcagttaacacactgttccctggtaggccctcattgtaaatacgaatttccTCGCTGCaccagagtccattagagctggagACGGTGGCTTCCGTCTCAATAGGGACACAGACAGCTCCATCTGTCTTCAGCGATGTTGCTCTGCCGCAGGGAGGTGTGTGACCCTTATCTCCATGGGTTCAACTCTGCCCCAGGATGGACAacggaggagggtgaggagagcaCTGGCGCTCCCAAAGAAGGTTTTCCAAACAGATGGCCATCGTGATGAGCGCGTTCAGGGAAAGGTTGTCGTCTCTGCACGCCAACTCCTCGCACAGTCCTCTTTCGGAAAAGGGTGTGTAGTGCCAGTTCATTCCATCCACTGGAGGCTGCCATGGTCCGGAAGGTGGGGGCATACTCTGCAGCGGTCTGGGCACCCTGCCCGAGTTGGAGTAGttgctcacctccctctctgcacTACAGAGGATGGTCGAACAGTGCCCTGAAGAGAGCCATGAACCCCTCGTAGGAACctagctcttcctctcctctctcccagagaGCCATAGCCCACTCCAACACCCGCCCAGTCAGCAGGGAAATGATCGTGCAACCATGGACCTCTCCCTGGTGGGGGCTCCTGTCTGATGAGcgaaatagagggagcactggagtAGGAAGCCACGGCATTTGGAAAGAGTCCCGTCATACTTGTCTGGTAGGGACAGTTGGGAATCACTGACCTGGACGGACTGGTAGGCTGGGGTACTGGCTCACTAGGATGACTCGTGGTAGAAGGCCCTCCGCTAGTTGTAGGTGAATCTTCTCGGGTGATATCAAGACGGTATGGAGGTGGAGGACCTCATCCATAGCCGCACCCAGTTACGCCAGCTGATCGTGATGTTGGCGGATTAGGTGTCCTTGTTCGGCGACCATCTGAGAGATGTCCTTATCTTCTGCTGATTCTACTCTTTTGAAGAGGCAGTGTTCTTTACCACATACGCAGGGAGTCAGGAAACAGGTGCAGAAGctgagtttaataataataatcatgaaGATAATACAAAACAGGAGAAGCATACTGAACGTAACcaaaaccaatactgcctgatgaCTGAGGCTTACTGTGGGCAATATGAAGGGAGAGTACGTGGGTTACATGTCACGCCGGAGCTGTCCACCTGAATCTCCGGGAAGCAAACACGCTGTCCCCCAGGTACACCCACATCCAACACCGACCTCCCATTAATACTTTTACGTCAATGCACACACTTAGTCAGGTTACCGGACAACTAGGCAAGCCTACACTGGAGTATGCTTCAGGGGTTCTTCAAATTTAAACTGTGGGGTATCCTCTATAAGTTCTTCgggaaaaaaatgtttaaaatggTTATTAAAAGAACCCCTTTTAATGGATCCTCAAAGAACCTTTTTGGGTACATTTTTTTAACTCCCCCCTCCCTTATTATTAATAATAttcataacaataacaacaatgtcACAATATTTCAGTTGTCAGTCTTTATTATGATATTAGTGGCAAAGCAAAATGTAAAAATCCAAACATGAGGTAAACTCCCAGCTGAGGCCCAAGTCCAATGGATATATCCTTTTGCTTGttcatgttaatgtgttgatgttctccgtatccatagccagaatgattttaCAGTGCATGGTGATCAAgcaggtttcctgttatattcatcagaggCGTAGGGAGGGGGAAGTGTGTGAATAAAAAAAACTGCAATTATACAGATGTACAAATGTGAATGAATGTAAGGGTACATGCTGGTGGTAGGGTGTGTGCTGGTgacagggaagtcaggcgcaggagattGAACTTATAAAACAGAGCAGTTTAATAAGTGCTCAAAAACTcagaaaaccaaaatatacaaaatattacaagtgggtacaaaacccgtcgcacaccagaacatATCTTGCACAATGCTTACAAACAAAACAATCACCAACAAGGacaatgagggggaacagagggttaaatacacaacatgtaatgaatgggattggaaccaggtgtgatacaagacaagacaaaaccaaaggaaaattaaaagaggatcagcgatggctagaaggttggCGACTTCAaccgccgaacaaggagagggaccaacttcggcagaagttgtgacaatgaaaaaaaaaacttttcatcATGTTTTTTATACAAATACCTTGTCCATAAGGAGGCTGCTGTGACTGGGTCCTATAAGGTTTTGGAGAAAACAAAATTAACTGTAGATGATACATATGATCTGCACAACATACCAATACAAATTGTGCATACCTTTGTGTGCCTCCTGGTCAGTATACCTGCAGACTCAGACAGACTCAGACTCAGACTCATCTGCACCCAATGCAGCTATAGCCTTTAacatattcttacctctttgttgattgatatctattgaattgtgtccattttctgttttagaaaTAGTTTTTAAATGGAGAAAGTGTCAAACAACACTACCATTTGTACAaagacacaaatataaatggtaTCATCCTAAAACAATATCAATTTATCAAGGGAGAAACCTTACCTTACATTGAGGCAATCTTTCCATTTTTTAGTTAAGTACCTGCACCTGCTGTccaaatgtttcagttgggcagttaggtttCTACAAGAAtccccaccaactaaggaggttcctcgatgaaccccaccTCCTTTGGGCTTCTTGGAGAACCTTCTTGGAGAACTTTTAGGATCTTAAAAGAACCCTTGCTGGACCCCTCATTTTTAGAGTGTAGAGACCATAGACTTCGCGAGTATGGTGTAATAGTAGGTTTGTCTAGTCCAGGTATTCCCATACCTGGGAATGCGCAATGCCattgggggtacgccaaataataatgtgattcacatttttttttaagaaatACATTTATAtcttccaacggggctatacatttgggtgaggttttatTATCACCTGATCatcatctagtgttcagcaaaataacaacacaatttcaaacacaggtagcctagtcaaataattaacatccaatcacattaacggTTACGCTCTCGCCGGAATTCCACTtatggtccgtatgtagccaaacatagctgctgctcattccgtttgctcgaaaattgatAAATTATTTTTAAAAGGCCCgggtccatagagacacataccagctttactggtagtactgctactaccagcagtactacacctgcacctgttgatgacacaagttgttctgcttccacgagcacatccaatgctagcatcagtaattctacatttgttgttagtcCAGCTGGCATGGACACTGATAGTTGTGAATCTGATgtagccgaagagctactgccccctaacccgggaaagcaccgaacaacagacagggacctTGGACCATCGAATAGgcacaaatatgatgagaacttaattgatttggggttcacttatattgggagtagtgcctttcctcagccataGTGTGTTATacgtgcaaaagtactatctcacaactcgatgaaacatTCACTTTGACTTtcaagtagtaagacatgtattaCTGCAAGAGATTCCATTACTAAGAAGACACTAGAAATGTCTTATATGGTGAgataccgagtggctaggacaggcaagcccattactattgtggaggacttaattattcctgctgccgtggatatggctgggacaatgctggggcaAAACAcccaaaaactatacagacaatgccttcatcaaacaacacttgttcacaatgcatcagtgacatggcaggagctGTTTTGAagcaattactgcttcgcatacaagccagtgaattctatgcgttacagctggatgagtcaacagatgtggcggGCTTAGCACAGCttctggtatatgtccgttacgtttataggggtcaattaaggaagacatcctcttctgaaaaccactggaaaccaggacgaCAAGATAGGATATTTTTTAAGCACTGGACAGCTTTGtgtcatcaaatggactttggtggtcaagatgtgttggtatctgtactgatggcgcaaaagccatgacagggagacatagtggagtggtaaagCACATGCAAAGCAGTTGCTCCAGACGCCatttgggtagactgcagcatccaccgagaggctcttgctgccaatgTAATTCCTGACaccttgaaagacgttttggacacgacagcgaaaatggttaactttgttaaagcaaggcccctgaactctcgtgtattttctgcactatgcaatgatatgggcagcgaccatgtaacacttttacaacatacagaagtgcgctggttatgaAGGGGCatagtattgacacatttttttggaattgagagacaagcttaaagttttctttactgaccctaattttcacttgtctgactgcttgcatgatgacgattTTCTCAAAAGACTGGCCTATCTggctgttttttttctctcacctgaatgatctggtGATAACatgtgggacaaaattgaggctatgattaagaagttggagctcttctctgtctgcattaacaaatgaactcaagctaacggacaatgtcaaatgtgatatagcgaagcacctgagtgagttgggtgtgcaattacgcaggtactttcccgaaatggatgacacaaacaactggattcgttatccctttcattcCCTGCCTCCAATCCACTTACTCCACTTACTCCACTTATATCTGAACaggagagcctcatcaaaattgcaacaagcggttctgtgaaaattgaatttaatcagaagccactgccagatttctggattgggctgcgctcagagtatcctgccttggcaaatcgggCTGTTGGCAAATCGGGCTGAcactgccttggcaaatcgcactgacaccgatgccctttgcaaccacatacctatgtaaGAGTGGattcactagcatgaaaactaaatacaggcacagactgcgtgtggaaaatgatttaagcctgagactctctccaatacaacccaacattgcagaattatgtacatcctttcaagcacacactcctcattaacctgtggttagttattcacaattttcgatgaacaaataaggttttatatgtaatatggttaaataaagagccaggttgtgacaaaaactcacactcattcttatgtttgataaatgtatcgtatagtgtgtgtttgGCAGGATTACattgatggcaaaaaacaacatttgagtgtGTGCTGACCCTGGTACTAGAGGAGGTACGCAGCTGGAggctgaatgtttgaaggggtacgggacaatACAACGTTAGGGAACCACTGTTCTAGTCGATTCCATAACAATTGTATTACGCCATTCTATTGGAGGTTAACAATGGAACAACTGGAGTTCTGCTCTATGCTGATTGTTGTCCCCTTGTTTCAACTCATGTTGTATTAAACTCATGTATtatacctacatatacctactccctaaattgtatcaacatatcgattgcgcaaccagggctggtaaaaccttggatcattgctattctaacttccgcgacgcatataaggccctcccccgccctccttttggaaaagctgaccacgactccattttgttgctccctgcctacagacagaagctaaaacaagaagctctcgcgctgaggtctgttcaacgctggtccgaccaatctgattccacgctccaagactgcttccatcacgtggactgggatatgtttcgtattgcgtcaaacaacaacattgacgaatacgctgattcggtgagcgagttcattagaacgtgcgttgaagatgtcgttcccatagcaacgattaaaacattcccaaaccagaaaccgtggattgatggcagcattcgcgtgaaactgaaagcgcaaaccactgcttttaatcagggcaaggtgagcggaaacatgaccgaatacaaacagtgtaactattccctccacaaggctatcaaacaagctaagcgtcagtatagagacaaagtagaatcgcaattcaacggctcagacacaagaggtatgtggcagggtctacagtcaatcacggattacaaaaagaaaaccagccccgtcacggaccaggatgtcttgctcccaggcagactaaataacttttttgcccgctttgagaacaatacagtgccactgacacggcccgcaaccaaaacatgcggactctccttcactgcagccgaggtgagtaaaacatttaaacgtgttaaccctcgtaaggctgcaggcccagacggcatccccagccgcgccctcagagcatgcgcagaccagctggctggtgtgtttacggacatattcaatcaatccttatcccagtctgctgttcctacatgcttcaagagggccaccattgttcctgttcccaagaaagctaaggtaactgagctaaacgactaccgcccctttggcactcacttccgtcatcatgaagtgctttgagagactagtcaaggaccatatcacctccaccctacctgacaccctagacccactccaatttgcctaccacccaaataggtccacagacgatgcaatctcaaccacactgcacactgccctaacccatctggacaagaggaatacctatgtgagaatgctgttcatcgactacagctcagcatttaacaccatagtaccctccaagcacgtcatcaagctcgagaccctgggtctcgaccccgccctgtgcaactgggtactggacttcctgacgggccgcccccaggtggtgagggtaggtaacaacatctccaccctgctgatcctcaacactggggccccacaagggtgcgttctgagccctctcctgtactccctgttcacccacgactgcgtggccacgcacgcctccaactcaatcatcaagtttgcggacgacactacagtggtaggcttgattaccaacaacgacgagacggcctacagggaggaggtgagggccctcggagtgtggtgtcaggaaaataacctcacactcaacgtcaacaaaactaaggagatgattgtggacttcaggaaacagcagagggaacacgcccctatccacatcgatgggacagtattggagagggtagtaagttttaagttcctcggcgtacacatcacagacaaactgaattggtccacccacacagacagcatcgtgaagaaggcgcagcagcgcctcttcaacctcaggaggctgaagaaattcggcttgtcaccaaaagcactcacaagcttctacagatgcacaatcgagagcatcctggcgggctgtatcaccacctggtacggcaactgctccgcccacaaccgtaaggctctccagagggtagtgaggtctgcacaacgcatcaccgggggcaaactacctgccctccaggacacctacaccacccgatgtcacaggaaggccataaagatcatcaaggacaacaaccacccgagccactgcctgttcaccccgctatcatccagaaggcgaggtcagtacaggtgcatcaaagctgggaccgagagactgaaaaacagcttctatctcaaggccatcagactgttaaacagccaccactaacattgcgtggctgctgccaacacactgactcaactccagccactttaataatgggaatttatgtaaaatatatcactagccactttaaacaatgctacttaatataatgtttacataccctacattattcatctcatatgtatacgtatatactgtactctatatcatctactgcatctttatgtaatacatgtatcactagccactttaaactatgccactttgtttacataccctacattactcatctcatatgtatatactgtactcgataccatctacatCTATCTTGCCtgtgccgctctgtaccatcactcattcatatatctttatgtacatattctttatccctttacacttgtgtgtataaggtagtagttttggaattgttagttagattactcgttggttattactgcattgtcggaactagaagcacaagcatttcgctacactcgcattaacgtctgctaaccatgtgtatgtgacaaatcaattttatttgattttatttgatttactgcAATCAACAGCGGAGCAGGGAAGTGCACACAGGTGGCTGGTGGGAAAGGCAAACAGCCTATGCATCACGCCAATAGGGTTAACTCACGCCAATAGGGTTAACTGTAATGTGGCTCATGTAGCAAACATTCCTAAACTGACCCCTCCGAACAGAGAAGGCGCATCCCACTCTGACACCAAATTAGCAAACAGCTGGGTAGGAAAGCAAACCAGGTCACCGACGTGAAAGGCAAACACCCTACAGCAGGGAATTATAACATGGCTCATTTAGCGAGGATGAAGTGTTGATGTTGCCACTTTGCACCACTAGATGTCCATCTGTATCAAGTTTCTCAGTCACCCCAAAAGTAAGTGGTCAGCTAAGAATGTTTCCTTTACATCCCATTTCATATAATTAAGCAATTCGTTTTGTGCAATTAATTCTTACAATAAGTTAACTGTTTCCAAAAAGATATGTGGTGACATGTTAATCTAAAATGTTTAATTAGGATGTTTACCAgagaccaacaacaacaaaaaatgtatgaaatgtCGTTCATACATTCATATTTTTTGTTAAGACAAAGATTCCAAAAGCATAAAAAATTCTGAGCCATTTTGTTTTCTGTGTGTCAACAGCCCGATTTGCCACTCACAACCAGTGCAGGCCAGTGGTGGGAGAAatgaggaggacaggctcatggcTGGAATGATGATCTGTGCATGTTCAatgtgtatttactgtatttctTTGAAGAAATTTAAAAGTTTCACAGGAAGGAGATATGTTCTTATTTGACCTTCCATCTCCCGTACCTGGAGTGGGCACGCTTGTTTTtacaagcgtgtgtgtgtgtgtgtgtgtgtgtgtgtgtgtgtgtgtgtgtgtgtgtgtgtgtgtgtgtgtgtgtgtgtgtgtgtgtgtgtgtgtgtgtgtgtgtgtgtgtgtgtattcagcatCCGGCACCAATACATGAAGCGAGTTGCCTGGGAGGAAGTGAAGCAATCATGTTAATTGCATTTTAATCCGTATTCAATTCAGACAATTAATTAACACAGTACAGGAATACAGCTTTATATCATTGCAACCATGAGAGCACTATAAATATTATCCGCAGTATATTACCTTTTGTGGATCACAATGATTTCCTAATATGGGATTTCTCTTAAAACACAAAGAACTTCAGTAATAAGTAGCGCAAAATATATAATCTGTTGCCAACCTTTTACTTCTACGACAAGGAGATTTCCAGCCCTTACAGACAGTTTATGATTTATGGTAATAACAGGTGCTGCAGTGACACTGTGTGATTCGTCACCGGTGAGCCATCCTTGGTGGTGACCTgagagaggagaacgagagaaagaatcAAGTGAAAGATAGATggtttaaaataaaaacattcagGATAATTTGAGTTGTTATTAAATTATACGTTTAGATCATGTGCGTTATACTAGGAATGTCGTCGTGTCAGATGATCAAACTGTGTAGCAGAGAATATCAATCCCAACTACCTTAAAAGCTAAATATTGTCTTACCCTTTCCCCTTCTTTTGCAACGCAGCATGTGGCTTCAGAGGTGTTGTTTTTGGGGACCAGCATGGTTTGCTTTGACCGTAGTGGGGTTGGATAAGCTCTGGAGaagcagcaacctgtacactgcATGATGTTGGGGAATATTGTGTTCGGTTTCAGTGTGCATTCCTCACAACCCACTGTGAAGATAATGAAGACAAAAATGAATTGAGAATCTATTGAATAGTATGATTTTAAGCTGCACCATGCATCACCAATCTCTTCCTTGtggctctcaattcaattcaattcaattcaagggctttattggcatgggaaacatgtgttaacattgccaaagcaagtgaggtagacaacatacaaagtgaatatataaagtgaaaaacaacaaaaatgaacagtaaacattacacatacagaagtttcaaaacagtaaagacattacaaatgtcatattatatatatatatatatatacagtgttctaacaatgtacaaatggctaaaggacacaagataaaataaataagcataaatatggtttgtatttacaatggtgtttgttcttcactggttgcccttttctcgtggcaacaggtcacaaatcttgctgctgtgatggcacactgtggaatttcacccagtagatatgggagtttttcaaaattggatttgttttcgaattctttgtggatctgtgtaatctgagggaaatatgtctctctaatatggtcatacattgggcgggaggttaggaagtgcagctcagtttccacctcattttgtgggcagtgagcacatagcctgtcttctcttgagagccaagtctgcctacggcggcctttctcaatagcaaggctatgctcactgagtctgtacatagtcaaggctttccttaattttgggtcagtcacagtggtcaggtattctgccgctgtgtactctctgtgtagggccaaatagcattctagtttgctctgtttttttgttaattctttccaatgtgttaagtagttatctttttgttttctcatgatttggttgggtctaattgtgctgctgtcctggggctctgtagtgtgtgtttgtgtttgtgaacagagccccaggaccagcttgcttaggggactcagGGCTTAGGGCTCTCTTCCACAGTTTGGGAATAAGGAGGTAATATAGCAATTTATATTCTCTCGCTATAATGACAACAGAACAACTCACTGGTCATTGTGTTTCCAGAACACATAAACCATCAACAAAAATAGTTATTGTAACGTAAAACTTATTGTTTGTCTTGTCGCTGCTTGGGTAAGAGTCTGCGATGAATAGAAGTATGGACAGGATGAGGGATACTCCAGTTGATTTCAACAAGCACATTTTTGTGACAGGTGGCAATATCCTGACAGGAAACATGAACAAAATCATTCAAAACCAGCCTTATTCATCTCAAAAGTTGAAAACTAATGAACACAAAAAACAGCAGTGAAACACTACATTGGAAACACAACATAGTGAATGGAAAAAGCATTAACTGTGTATGTTTCTCTTGGTGGAAgcctgttcagtgttcagtgtagacCCTACTTCTTCCTCCATTAACTTTTATACCGCTGTCCCTCTGCCCATGTGCTCGACCGGGATTAGGTAAACCCCTACACCTTATCAGTGATATCTGTGAGCATTggccacttggctacctgctctAATCTTTTAGATTAAAAAAGGAACTGCGCACGCAGTCGAAAGTCAAAACACACTTCCATCCTGACAATGGATGGAAGCTTCTAATCCCTTAAACAGGTGGGATGTTGCTAGGTAACTGCTGTTCTGTCGTGCGGAAGACGAGGCAGGATCATTAGTTCATTAGTTTAACTTATGCTCATGGTCCTTTGCCTTGTAAATACATCTAAAGACATTTTTAATACTTTGAATATCTGATTCATCTTTCCATGCTGGATTATAACCCCCCAAAATAAGTAAAAATGTAAACTACACAATAAAAGTTAAAGATTTCCCATTAAATAAATGGGGTCTCTTATATAAACCAGGGGGACTAGTCCCTGGCCATGCTTTATTATCATCTGGGGCAGTGCTAAGATCAGTGAAAGCAATTAATACAGTACATTAAATAATGCTATCCTCTCAGAGAACCAAACAGATAGCCaatgtgtatgtggacaccccttcaaattagtggaatcggctatttcagccacacccgttgctgacaggtgtataaaatcgagcacacctccatgcaatctccatagacaaacattggcagtagaatgaccttactgaagaactcagtgactttcaacatggcaccatcataggatgccacctttccaaaaagtcagtttgtcaaatttctaccctgctagagctgctccggtcaactgtaagtgctgttattgtgaagtggaattgTCGAggagctcacagaacaggaccaacaAGCGATGAAGCgagtagcgcgtaaaaatcgtctgtcctcagttgcaacactcactaccatgttccaaactgcccctggaagcaacgtTAGTACAaaaactgttcgttgggagcttcatgaaatgggtttccatggccgagctgcCTCACACAATGTAAAGCGTTGTCTGGAGCAGTGTAAAGTTTaccgctattggactctggagcagtggaaacacgttctctggagtgatgaatcacgcttcaccgtcTGGTTTGGTGAattccaggagaacgctacctgccccaatgcatagtgcctagtgtaaagtttggtggagaaggaataatggtctgtggctgtttttcatggttcgggcttggccccttatttcctgtgaagggaaatcttaaagcta
This genomic stretch from Oncorhynchus kisutch isolate 150728-3 linkage group LG7, Okis_V2, whole genome shotgun sequence harbors:
- the LOC109893863 gene encoding glycoprotein hormones alpha chain 2-like; amino-acid sequence: MCLLKSTGVSLILSILLFIADSYPSSDKTNMGCEECTLKPNTIFPNIMQCTGCCFSRAYPTPLRSKQTMLVPKNNTSEATCCVAKEGERVTTKDGSPVTNHTVSLQHLLLP